In Vespa crabro chromosome 7, iyVesCrab1.2, whole genome shotgun sequence, a single window of DNA contains:
- the LOC124425788 gene encoding uncharacterized protein LOC124425788 gives MDCCYIEQNEATGMDKIFPNVSSPEMFDSDVENKHNEQQEVASIIEETLVKTSPQKPSQATLIAKSDNYLLARINKYLTGVPPPPSHTICQSDCNDLLHYIQQNQQYFWTISPMSKEKNVRQEEIDKSFNQGTLENNELFSFYNTNNTQRNLANTFEECESNINVSGENKSLILYNTIGEKEVENLPWSEAYFHKFHGIHYNRNKSVEEFENLTMKLCERYIGVETQSTCNIFFSKQGPGSARKRSVLAKRNYGQSPGKRLSHLARRRRTFSSANLQGLSLNDKRQLILSVKKPTTRKGKSPRGKSPRYKSPRGKSPRGKSPRGSAKKKVVRRLTLENTSPYKTKLDTSRRALFQSPPLDKAGPSKLFNYSNTNPQTIKRALFPTPKKEDVLMEGVKIITTEESKKRKNEDDLQGPRFKWAKSLSFDCPLELQNTTLRSWDRERHSSGNVLSQHEMSVMQGKSEFSDTHRKKLLWAVAEALRGRGIGMGHPQFKQYASNLARTVKKLMPDLENKNIPRKPGSTSDRMLKLAKHHALLITDTRTME, from the exons ATGGATTGTTGTTACATCGAACAAAATGAAGCTACAGGAATGGACAAGATATTTCCAAATGTCTCTAGTCCAGAAATGTTTGACAGTGATGTGGAAAATAAACACAATGAACAACAAGAAGTAGCATCTATAATTGAAGAAACATTGGTCAAAACTAGTCCACAAAAACCTTCCCAGGCTACTCTTATCGCTAAGTCCGATAATTATCTGCTGGCCagaatcaataaatatttaaccgGAGTACCTCCACCGCCGAGTCACACCATTTGCCAAAGCGATTGTAATGACTTGTTGCATTATATTCAACAAAACCAACAATATTTTTGGACAATCTCTCCTatgtcaaaagaaaagaatgttagacaagaagaaatagataaatctTTTAATCAAGGAACATTAGAAAACAATgagttgttttctttttataataccaataatactCAGAGAAATTTAGCTAATACTTTTGAAGAATGCGAGTCAAATATAAACGTTTCTGGAGAG AATAAAtctcttattctttataacactattggagagaaagaagttgAAAATTTGCCATGGTCAGAAGCATATTTTCACAAATTTCATGGTATCCa ttataatagaaataaatcagtagaagaatttgaaaatttaacaatGAAACTATGTGAAAGATATATAGGAGTAGAAACACAATCTacgtgtaatatatttttttctaaacaagGACCTGGAAGTGCTAGAAAAAGAAGTGTTCTAGCTAAACGTAATTATGGTCAAAGCCCAGGAAAAAGATTGAGTCATTTAGCTCGCAGAAGAAGAACATTCTCTAGTGCAAATTTACAAGGATTAAGTCTCAATGATAAAAGACAATTAATATTGAGTGTTAA aaaaCCTACAACTAGAAAAGGTAAAAGTCCAAGAGGCAAAAGTCCAAGATATAAAAGTCCAAGAGGTAAAAGTCCTAGAGGTAAAAGTCCTAGAGGATCGGCTAAGAAAAAAGTAGTTCGAAGGCTTACATTAGAAAATACAAGTCCATACAAAACAAAATTGGACACATCAAGACGAGCTTTATTCCAAAGTCCACCCTTAGATAAAGCAGGCCctagtaaattatttaattatagtaataccAATCCCCAAACAATTAAACGTGCTTTATTTCCCACGCCTAAGAAGGAAGATGTTTTAATGGAAGGTGTCAAAATAATTACTACCGAAGAatctaaaaagagaaaaaatgaagatgatTTACAAGGACCTCGTTTCAAGTGGGCAAAGAGTTTATCGTTTGACTGTCCTCTTGAATTACAAAATACTACTCTACGTTCCTGGGATCGCGAGAGACATTCTTCTGGAAATGTTTTATCACAACATGAAATGTCTGTCATGCAAGGAAAAAGTGAATTTAGTGATACGCATAGAAAG aaattattatgggCTGTAGCAGAAGCATTGCGAGGCAGAGGAATTGGTATGGGCCATCCGCAGTTTAAGCAGTACGCTTCAAATCTAGCACGTactgttaaaaaattaatgcctgatcttgaaaataaaaatataccaaGAAAACCTGGTAGTACAAGTGATCGTATGTTAAAATTGGCTAAACATCATGCTCTTCTCATAACAGATACAAGGACTATGGAATGA
- the LOC124425785 gene encoding phospholipid-transporting ATPase ABCA1-like, which produces MKEWFRVFGLLLYKNFLVRLRHWKLTLFLQVLLPVLLFALTQAVRDFNSIPPKVVITDTYYSLQSKDDLLNLIKRSLTTIYFVPNDTSTTKLMDLTTKCLKHEKFIGFATEEQMLETYLIERIKEPLHEFLAIVIDQKQEHFKYKIRHSTQISSELYTDMSYSIPEHKYLESVPFVQLQMCLDDSFMKNVENVSIMPKIHIQRMPYPPYVKTNMMDTMLRQLISVFAVAIFLIPLCIETSYAVKEKFIGVNTLMAMNGVKLYQNLLSWLTTGCLFSILYVIPLIVLFKNTFSTRVDPYLYYSNAFLFWILMTVHIVHLISFGMHIAAYFSKPVFVVIILSIIYTASSSLYENLMRENLFCIIPYLGVILPNLLLSRLFEEVNTYETQLIGIQWSNIFIPSESSRYNITGSTGFIFIFSILGIIIHFIMAVYINNIRPGKYGVKKHPLYFLQCMRTNKVSLDEEAKDYNYDQLEGEDFEVVSKGAFIPGIQIRGLKKNYSTGLLRKSMVHALKGISLDFYKGQITALLGHNGAGKTTLMSIITGVITETEGKVFINGKNLKHNLDEIRNDLGLCPQENMLFPDLNVFEQIEFFGLLKNKAKTRQQIKRDVENLLVKLQITEKRNYLPSKLSGGQKRRICLGMALIGDASTLILDEPTSGMDPESRRDIWDIILKMRGQKTIIISTHNMEEADILGDRIAIVHGGLLKSYGTPMFLKKQYGHGHIEVVLSTKSWCDPEKVINKFDLRSQVTLEKEKIVLSVPYTEDLPLSLDRIENQKKTLGVTGINVSLITLEEVFLKIIKRDDNGKYLTDLCTPIQKLQGWQLTIQTMLGLFNKKVIYTRKNAGILLVILFLPLISILFMALSYKTPAQSLDIIPLTLNMYRNPKAFYSSDIPKYGEIYNEEIKNFKGIAINVTNRSVTEELLAYGKENIAEYHNYVIVSAEFNNTENETSANGFYSGTMMHSIPLTMNILSNTIIRNLTSKKYSIEISRQELPDMFSYSNQVIPEMEALSRVLIFCSFFFPTLALFVIHPLQETSTKVKQLQRMTGVSSVLYWLTIFSFDFLICTLSVCIITLGFYVMDIILDIRLYHVTEILITMLILLLFGINSLLITYIFSFINKSRSTVITILSITPSGIVFIQYLLHIVIQSFENLKVLHSFQKRLFRFIPYVSFFHGQLSFFTVAVTNAKCRRFPSKILQTLCDTGSVYLDQCCTMDCVNGVCNKPMSYFENFKNDINLEENILYLSLTPVIYFAILIMLEEKFFTRLFTKIRSSSLQPNDKIDEEVKREKHAVTLEINKITSQNKRNSIDHNNVNENSTNDTQTSKEEDSLFLVYELSKYYGKLVAVKEVNFRVKQHECFGLLGVNGAGKSTTFRMLTGEEIPNSGTMYLKGAEIYSNRKAYLAEMGYCPQTNALINSLNAFDHLRLFAKLRGIPPEKVDLEVNKWINRLNLKACMSQPSETYSGGNKRRLNIAISLIGNPTLVLLDEPTTGVDPAARRSLWSVLQSCQARGQAFILTSHSMEECEALCNRLVIMVQGQLVCIGASQELKQRFGVGYDIHIKLDPSRSEEDITIIKNTIESSLNCEIRDENLGLIAYHVTDPKTTWTKMYTTVNDLKNRFECIQDYSVLSATLEQLFIQFARGINMPNYDYSPRHSANQPNNE; this is translated from the exons atgaaagaatggtTCAGAGTATTtggtttattgttatataaaaatttcttagtACGATTAAGACATTGGAAATTAACTTTATTCCTTCAAGTTCTGTTGCCTGTATTACTATTTGCGTTAACACAAGCTGTAAGAGATTTTAATTCAATACCACCAAAGGTCGTTATAACGgatacttattattccttaCAAAGTAAAgatgatttattaaatttgattaagAGAAGTTTAACTACAATATATTTTGTGCCAAATGATACATCTACAACAAAATTGATGGATTTAACAACAAAATGTTTAAAACATGAAA aGTTTATTGGATTTGCAACCGAAGAACAAATGCTTGAAACTTATTTGATTGAACGAATTAAAGAACCATTACATGAATTCCTAGCAATAGTTATTGATCAAAAGCAAGAACAttttaagtataaaataaGACATTCTACTCAAATCTCTTCTGAATTATATACAGATATGAGTTATTCTATACCAGAGCACAAATATCTTGAATCAGTTCCATTTGTACAGCTACAAATGTGTCTTGATGattcttttatgaaaaatgttgAGAATGTTTCAATTATGCCAAAG aTTCACATACAAAGAATGCCATATCCACCATATGTTAAAACAAATATGATGGATACAATGTTGCGGCAATTAATTTCTGTATTTGCTGTGGCAATTTTTCTGATACCATTATGCATAGAAACTAGTTATGCagtcaaagaaaaatttattggcGTTAAT ACTTTAATGGCAATGAACGGAgtgaaattatatcaaaatctATTAAGCTGGCTTACCACTGGCTGTTTATTCAGTATTTTGTATGTGATAccattaatagtattatttaaaaacacATTCTCTACCCGTGTAGATCCGTACCTGTATTATAGTAATGCATTCTTATTTTGGATATTAATGACTGTACATATTGTTCATCTTATATCATTTGGTATGCATATTGCTGCATACTTTTCAAAAC cTGTTtttgtggttattattttgtcaatTATATACACTGCTTCATCTTCTCTTTATGAAAATTTGATGCGAGAAAATTTGTTTTGCATTATACCATATCTTGGTGTAATTTTACCAAACCTGTTATTGTCCAGACTATTCGAAGAAGTAAATACATATGAAACACAat tAATTGGAATTCAATGGAGTAACATCTTTATACCTAGCGAATCATctcgatataatattacagGAAGTACaggatttatatttatattttcaattttgggaattataattcattttattatggccgtttatattaataacatacgACCAGGAAAATATGGTGTAAAGAAACATCCATTATATTTTCTACAG tGCATGAGAACAAATAAAGTATCTTTAGACGAAGAAGcaaaagattataattatgatcaaTTAGAAGGTGAAGATTTTGAAGTAGTTTCTAAAGGTGCATTTATTCCTGGTATTCAAATTCGTggtcttaaaaaaaattatagcactggtttattacgaaaatcg ATGGTACATGCATTAAAAGGAATATCTTTGGATTTTTACAAAGGACAAATAACTGCATTATTAGGACACAATGGTGCTGGAAAAACTACTCTTATGTCTATAATAACAG gtGTGATAACCGAGACAGAAGGGAAAGTTTTTATAAATGGGAAAAATTTGAAACATAATTTAGATGAGATCAGAAACGATTTAGGTCTTTGTCCACAAGAAAACATGCTTTTTCCAGATTTAAATGTGTTCGAGCAAATTGAATTCTTTGGTTTG ttaaaaaataaagccAAAACACGACAACAAATCAAACGTGACGTCGAAAATTTGCttgtaaaattacaaataacgGAGAAACGAAATTATCTTCCCAGCAAATTGTCTGGTGGTCAGAAAAGACGCATCTGTCTTGGAATGGCACTCATTGGTGATGCcagt ACTTTAATTTTGGATGAACCAACATCGGGTATGGATCCTGAGAGCAGAAGAGATATATgggatataatatta AAAATGAGAGGtcaaaagacaataataattagtacgCATAATATGGAAGAAGCAGATATACTTGGCGATAGAATTGCGATAGTACATGGCGGTCTTTTAAAGAGTTATGGCACACCAATGTTTTTGAAGAAACAATATG gtcATGGACATATAGAAGTTGTATTATCCACTAAATCATGGTGTGATCCAGAGAAAGTAATAAACAAGTTTGATTTAAGGTCACAAGTTACcctagaaaaggaaaaaatagttCTAAGTGTTCCATATACAGAGGATTTACCACTTTCGTTAGATCGGATtgaaaatcagaaaaaaacATTAGGCGTAACAGGAATTAATGTATCTTTGATTACATTGGAAGAAGTATTTTTAAA gaTTATAAAAAGAGATGATAATGGGAAATATCTCACAGATCTTTGTACACCTATACAGAAACTGCAAGGATGGCAACTAACTATACAAACAATGTTGGgattgtttaataaaaaagtaatatatactAGAAAAAATGCAGGCATCTTATTAGTAATC ctATTTCTACCTttgatttctattttatttatggcTCTAAGTTACAAAACCCCTGCTCAATCATTAGACATAATACCTTTAACACTCAACATGTACAGAAATCCCAAGGCATTTTATTCTTCTGATATTCCCAAATATGGTGAGATatataatgaagaaataaagaacttTAAGGGGATTGCAATTAATGTTACAAACAGAAGTGTTACAGAAG aattATTAGCATATGGTAAAGAGAATATAGCAgaatatcataattatgtCATTGTTTCTGCTGAATTTAATAACACAGAAAATGAAACTTCTGCTAATGGATTTTATTCTGGAACAATGATGCATAGTATACCTCTAACAATGAATATTTTGTCAAATACCATTATTAGAAATCTAACAAGCAAGAAATATTCCATTGAAATATCTAGGCAAGAATTGCCAGATATGTTTTCTTATTCTAACCAAGTGATTCCTGAAATGGAAGCACTTTCACGAGTGTTAATATtttgttccttcttctttcctacTCTTGCACTTTTTGTTATTCATCCATTACAAGAAACGTCTACTAAAGTTAAACAGTTACAACGAATGACTGGAGTCTCATCTGTATTATACTGGCTcactatattttcttttgattttctaaTTTGCACGTTGTCTGTATGTATCATTACATTAGGCTTTTATGTAATGGATATAATATTAGACATACGCTTATATCATGTAACAGAAATAC taataacgatgctaatattattactctttgGTATAAATAGTCTAttgataacatatatatttagttttataaacaaatcgaGAAGTACTGTAATAACTATTTTAAGTATTACACCTAGTGGAAttg TTTTCATACAGTATTTGCTACATATAGTAATACAAAGTTTCGAGAATTTAAAGGTATTGCATTCGTTTCAAAAACGATTATTCCGTTTTATTCCTTATGTAAGTTTCTTCCACGGacaattatctttctttactgTGGCTGTAACAAATGCAAAATGCCGTCGTTTCCCaagtaaaattttacaaacttTATGTGATACAGGATCAGTATATTTGGATCAGTGTTGta cAATGGATTGTGTAAATGGAGTTTGTAATAAGCCTATGTCATATTTtgagaattttaaaaatgacatTAATTTAGaggaaaatattctatatttatctttaacaCCTGTGATATATTttgctattcttattatgctggAAGAGAAGTTTTTTACAAGATTGTTTACCAAAATACGTAGCTCGTCATTACAACCAAATGATAAGATAGATGAAGAAgtgaaaagggaaaaacaTGCGGTAACATTAGAGATTAACAAAATTACTAGTCAGA ATAAAAGGAACAGCATAGatcataataatgtcaatgaaAATTCAACTAACGACACACAAACTTCTAAAGAAGAAGACAgtttatttttagtttatgaattaagtaaatattatGGAAAACTAGTGGCCGTAAAGGAAGTCAATTTTCGAGTGAAGCAGCATGAGTGTTTTGGATTGCTTGGAGTAAACGGAGCTGGAAAAAGTACTACGTTTAGAATGTTAACTGGAGAAGAAATACCTAATAGTGGTACCATGTACTTAAAAGGGGCGGAAATCTATTCTAATCGCAAAGCT taTTTAGCAGAAATGGGATATTGTCCACAAACGAATGCATTGATCAATTCCTTGAATGCGTTTGATCATTTAAGATTGTTCGCAAAACTTCGAGGTATACCACCAGAAAAAGTAGATTTGGAAGTTAATAAATGGATAAATAGATTga ATTTAAAAGCATGTATGTCGCAGCCAAGTGAAACGTACAGTGGTGGTAATAAAAGACGTTTAAACATAGCGATATCATTAATTGGCAATCCTACACTTGTTCTATTAGATGAACCTACAACAGGAGTCGATCCAGCGGCTAGAAGATCATTGTGGTCTGTACTACAATCTTGTCAAGCTAGAGGACAAGCTTTCATACTTACGTCTCATAG TATGGAAGAATGCGAAGCTTTATGTAATCGATTAGTCATAATGGTACAAGGACAATTGGTTTGTATTGGAGCAAGTCAAGAACTTAAACAAAGATTTGGTGTCGGTTACGACATTCATATTAAGTTAGATCCAAGCCGATCAGAAGAagatattacgattataaagaatacTATTGAATCTTCTCTAAATTGTGAAATTAGAGATGAAAATTTg ggaCTGATTGCCTACCATGTGACAGATCCTAAAACGACTTGGACAAAAATGTATACTACTGTAAACGATTTGAAGAATAGATTCGAATGTATACAGGATTATTCTGTACTATCGGCGACGCtcgaacaattatttattcaatttgcAAGAGGCATAAATATGcctaattatgattattcacCAAGACATAGCGCTAATCAACCAAATAACGAATAA